A window from Triticum aestivum cultivar Chinese Spring chromosome 6D, IWGSC CS RefSeq v2.1, whole genome shotgun sequence encodes these proteins:
- the LOC123143260 gene encoding calponin homology domain-containing protein DDB_G0272472 isoform X1, with the protein MADGDGDGDGGGGEGGGSAEWQPIYDRVQAQAEALAADRARLEAASKAQRESWEAARRLQRSVEELQAAAREKDAEVGRLRAEAADATKKLQEVRQADAGRRMRWEAAYVDLILGANQKLDELRDVDMEDSRICAETPNSKARLSQNTVDQASVASDLSMELRKLKRAYETLSSQKDMEVSTLLSEKELARNQLVVMRKAYNAILRNKNGEAAQTSEAAQKLQRSVDDLKVSAQRKDDEISRLRAEAVAAEKKLQIAQKLQQSVDDLKAAAQKKDDEIDRLRAEAVAAEKKLREMQSLVKEKDDEIQTINDGQDETNQKRRRVSSTSNDDEQSESVEDDDVQSGSDEDGDEQSESDEDGDEQSRSDDNCDEQSRSDDDDLQSRSNNQVRKPLSKPKRKRDACNAQVANSNNQSKICQSIPRRHYLTRMAPKPLRSRKLRIVNGQRCLEGTGHWGKYVRLVNDSLADQPDKHKEFVTFLRFFRICRIRYSASATEKALEGHHELIRQFNRFLPNNCQIKVREEGGSTPMSSRENISAVAGLVKLKEGGSPRV; encoded by the exons ATGGCCGACGGCGACGGtgacggtgacggcggcggcggagagggcggCGGGAGCGCCGAGTGGCAGCCCATCTACGACCGGGTCCAGGCGCAGGCCGAGGCTCTCGCCGCCGACCGCGCGCGCCTGGAGGCGGCCAGCAAGGCCCAGCGCGAGTCGTGGGAGGCGGCGCGGAGGCTTCAGCGGAGCGTGGAGGAGCTGCAAGCGGCGGCGCGGGAGAAGGACGCCGAGGTCGGCAGGTTGCGAGCAGAAGCCGCCGACGCTACCAAGAAGCTGCAGGAAGTGCGCCAG GCGGATGCGGGCAGGAGGATGAGGTGGGAGGCGGCCTACGTGGATCTGATTCTCGGTGCCAACCAGAAGCTCGACG AACTCAGAGATGTCGACATGGAGGATTCCAGAATTTGTGCAGAAACCCCCAACTCTAAG GCAAGACTCAGTCAGAACACTGTGGATCAGGCATCCGTTGCAAGTGATTTAAGCATGGAGCTAAGAAAACTAAAGCGAGCGTACGAGACTCTGAGCTCACAGAAGGACATGGAAGTTTCTACATTACTCTCAGAAAAGGAACTTGCACGTAACCAGTTGGTTGTAATGCGAAAAGCCTATAATGCGATTCTTAGGAACAAGAACGGGGAGGCAGCACAAACTTCTGAAGCAGCTCAGAAGCTTCAGCGGAGTGTAGATGATCTTAAAGTGTCTGCCCAAAGGAAGGACGATGAGATTAGCAGATTGCGAGCAGAAGCTGTTGCTGCTGAAAAGAAGCTACAGATAGCTCAAAAGCTTCAGCAGAGTGTGGATGATCTTAAGGCGGCAGCCCAAAAGAAGGATGATGAGATTGACAGATTGCGAGCAGAAGCTGTTGCTGCCGAAAAGAAGCTACGGGAAATGCAATCCTTGGTCAAGGAGAAAGATGATGAAATCCAAACTATTAATGATGGGCAAGATGAAACTAATCAGAAGCGCAGGCGTGTCTCCTCGACTTCAAAT GATGATGAGCAGAGTGAAAgtgttgaggatgatgatgttcagAGTGGAAGTGATGAGGATGGTGACGAGCAGAGTGAAagtgatgaggatggtgatgagcaGAGTAGAAGCGATGACAATTGTGATGAGCAGAGTagaagtgatgatgatgatttgcAGAGTAGAAGCAATAATCAAGTTCGAAAGCCTCTCTCGAAGCCCAAGAGAAAGAGAGATGCTTGTAATGCCCAGGTCGCCAACAGCAATAATCAAAGTAAAATTTGTCA ATCGATCCCAAGAAGGCACTACCTGACTAGGATGGCTCCAAAGCCGCTGCGCTCACGGAAGCTGCGTATTGTCAATGGCCAGCGTTGTCTGGAGGGTACCGGCCACTGGGGCAAGTACGTCAGGCTTGTGAACGACAGCTTGGCAGACCAACCTGACAAGCACAAGGAGTTTGTCACCTTCTTGCGCTTTTTCAGGATCTGTAG AATTCGTTATTCGGCCAGTGCCACGGAAAAGGCATTAGAAGGACACCACGAGCTGATCCGCCAGTTTAACCGGTTCTTGCCTAACAATTGTCAGATCAAGGTCAGGGAGGAGGGGGGCAGCACCCCAATGAGCAGCCG TGAAAATATCAGTGCCGTGGCCGGGCTCGTGAAGCTGAAGGAGGGCGGCAGCCCAAGGGTTTAG
- the LOC123143260 gene encoding calponin homology domain-containing protein DDB_G0272472 isoform X3 produces MADGDGDGDGGGGEGGGSAEWQPIYDRVQAQAEALAADRARLEAASKAQRESWEAARRLQRSVEELQAAAREKDAEVGRLRAEAADATKKLQEVRQADAGRRMRWEAAYVDLILGANQKLDELRDVDMEDSRICAETPNSKARLSQNTVDQASVASDLSMELRKLKRAYETLSSQKDMEVSTLLSEKELARNQLVVMRKAYNAILRNKNGEAAQTSEAAQKLQRSVDDLKVSAQRKDDEISRLRAEAVAAEKKLQIAQKLQQSVDDLKAAAQKKDDEIDRLRAEAVAAEKKLREMQSLVKEKDDEIQTINDGQDETNQKRRRVSSTSNDDEQSESVEDDDVQSGSDEDGDEQSESDEDGDEQSRSDDNCDEQSRSDDDDLQSRSNNQVRKPLSKPKRKRDACNAQVANSNNQSKICQSIPRRHYLTRMAPKPLRSRKLRIVNGQRCLEGTGHWGKYVRLVNDSLADQPDKHKEFVTFLRFFRICRIRYSASATEKALEGHHELIRQFNRFLPNNCQIK; encoded by the exons ATGGCCGACGGCGACGGtgacggtgacggcggcggcggagagggcggCGGGAGCGCCGAGTGGCAGCCCATCTACGACCGGGTCCAGGCGCAGGCCGAGGCTCTCGCCGCCGACCGCGCGCGCCTGGAGGCGGCCAGCAAGGCCCAGCGCGAGTCGTGGGAGGCGGCGCGGAGGCTTCAGCGGAGCGTGGAGGAGCTGCAAGCGGCGGCGCGGGAGAAGGACGCCGAGGTCGGCAGGTTGCGAGCAGAAGCCGCCGACGCTACCAAGAAGCTGCAGGAAGTGCGCCAG GCGGATGCGGGCAGGAGGATGAGGTGGGAGGCGGCCTACGTGGATCTGATTCTCGGTGCCAACCAGAAGCTCGACG AACTCAGAGATGTCGACATGGAGGATTCCAGAATTTGTGCAGAAACCCCCAACTCTAAG GCAAGACTCAGTCAGAACACTGTGGATCAGGCATCCGTTGCAAGTGATTTAAGCATGGAGCTAAGAAAACTAAAGCGAGCGTACGAGACTCTGAGCTCACAGAAGGACATGGAAGTTTCTACATTACTCTCAGAAAAGGAACTTGCACGTAACCAGTTGGTTGTAATGCGAAAAGCCTATAATGCGATTCTTAGGAACAAGAACGGGGAGGCAGCACAAACTTCTGAAGCAGCTCAGAAGCTTCAGCGGAGTGTAGATGATCTTAAAGTGTCTGCCCAAAGGAAGGACGATGAGATTAGCAGATTGCGAGCAGAAGCTGTTGCTGCTGAAAAGAAGCTACAGATAGCTCAAAAGCTTCAGCAGAGTGTGGATGATCTTAAGGCGGCAGCCCAAAAGAAGGATGATGAGATTGACAGATTGCGAGCAGAAGCTGTTGCTGCCGAAAAGAAGCTACGGGAAATGCAATCCTTGGTCAAGGAGAAAGATGATGAAATCCAAACTATTAATGATGGGCAAGATGAAACTAATCAGAAGCGCAGGCGTGTCTCCTCGACTTCAAAT GATGATGAGCAGAGTGAAAgtgttgaggatgatgatgttcagAGTGGAAGTGATGAGGATGGTGACGAGCAGAGTGAAagtgatgaggatggtgatgagcaGAGTAGAAGCGATGACAATTGTGATGAGCAGAGTagaagtgatgatgatgatttgcAGAGTAGAAGCAATAATCAAGTTCGAAAGCCTCTCTCGAAGCCCAAGAGAAAGAGAGATGCTTGTAATGCCCAGGTCGCCAACAGCAATAATCAAAGTAAAATTTGTCA ATCGATCCCAAGAAGGCACTACCTGACTAGGATGGCTCCAAAGCCGCTGCGCTCACGGAAGCTGCGTATTGTCAATGGCCAGCGTTGTCTGGAGGGTACCGGCCACTGGGGCAAGTACGTCAGGCTTGTGAACGACAGCTTGGCAGACCAACCTGACAAGCACAAGGAGTTTGTCACCTTCTTGCGCTTTTTCAGGATCTGTAG AATTCGTTATTCGGCCAGTGCCACGGAAAAGGCATTAGAAGGACACCACGAGCTGATCCGCCAGTTTAACCGGTTCTTGCCTAACAATTGTCAGATCAAG TGA
- the LOC123143260 gene encoding RNA polymerase-associated protein LEO1 isoform X2, which yields MADGDGDGDGGGGEGGGSAEWQPIYDRVQAQAEALAADRARLEAASKAQRESWEAARRLQRSVEELQAAAREKDAEVGRLRAEAADATKKLQEVRQEGGCGQEDEVGGGLRGSDSRCQPEARRDVDMEDSRICAETPNSKARLSQNTVDQASVASDLSMELRKLKRAYETLSSQKDMEVSTLLSEKELARNQLVVMRKAYNAILRNKNGEAAQTSEAAQKLQRSVDDLKVSAQRKDDEISRLRAEAVAAEKKLQIAQKLQQSVDDLKAAAQKKDDEIDRLRAEAVAAEKKLREMQSLVKEKDDEIQTINDGQDETNQKRRRVSSTSNDDEQSESVEDDDVQSGSDEDGDEQSESDEDGDEQSRSDDNCDEQSRSDDDDLQSRSNNQVRKPLSKPKRKRDACNAQVANSNNQSKICQSIPRRHYLTRMAPKPLRSRKLRIVNGQRCLEGTGHWGKYVRLVNDSLADQPDKHKEFVTFLRFFRICRIRYSASATEKALEGHHELIRQFNRFLPNNCQIKVREEGGSTPMSSRENISAVAGLVKLKEGGSPRV from the exons ATGGCCGACGGCGACGGtgacggtgacggcggcggcggagagggcggCGGGAGCGCCGAGTGGCAGCCCATCTACGACCGGGTCCAGGCGCAGGCCGAGGCTCTCGCCGCCGACCGCGCGCGCCTGGAGGCGGCCAGCAAGGCCCAGCGCGAGTCGTGGGAGGCGGCGCGGAGGCTTCAGCGGAGCGTGGAGGAGCTGCAAGCGGCGGCGCGGGAGAAGGACGCCGAGGTCGGCAGGTTGCGAGCAGAAGCCGCCGACGCTACCAAGAAGCTGCAGGAAGTGCGCCAG GAAGGCGGATGCGGGCAGGAGGATGAGGTGGGAGGCGGCCTACGTGGATCTGATTCTCGGTGCCAACCAGAAGCTCGACG AGATGTCGACATGGAGGATTCCAGAATTTGTGCAGAAACCCCCAACTCTAAG GCAAGACTCAGTCAGAACACTGTGGATCAGGCATCCGTTGCAAGTGATTTAAGCATGGAGCTAAGAAAACTAAAGCGAGCGTACGAGACTCTGAGCTCACAGAAGGACATGGAAGTTTCTACATTACTCTCAGAAAAGGAACTTGCACGTAACCAGTTGGTTGTAATGCGAAAAGCCTATAATGCGATTCTTAGGAACAAGAACGGGGAGGCAGCACAAACTTCTGAAGCAGCTCAGAAGCTTCAGCGGAGTGTAGATGATCTTAAAGTGTCTGCCCAAAGGAAGGACGATGAGATTAGCAGATTGCGAGCAGAAGCTGTTGCTGCTGAAAAGAAGCTACAGATAGCTCAAAAGCTTCAGCAGAGTGTGGATGATCTTAAGGCGGCAGCCCAAAAGAAGGATGATGAGATTGACAGATTGCGAGCAGAAGCTGTTGCTGCCGAAAAGAAGCTACGGGAAATGCAATCCTTGGTCAAGGAGAAAGATGATGAAATCCAAACTATTAATGATGGGCAAGATGAAACTAATCAGAAGCGCAGGCGTGTCTCCTCGACTTCAAAT GATGATGAGCAGAGTGAAAgtgttgaggatgatgatgttcagAGTGGAAGTGATGAGGATGGTGACGAGCAGAGTGAAagtgatgaggatggtgatgagcaGAGTAGAAGCGATGACAATTGTGATGAGCAGAGTagaagtgatgatgatgatttgcAGAGTAGAAGCAATAATCAAGTTCGAAAGCCTCTCTCGAAGCCCAAGAGAAAGAGAGATGCTTGTAATGCCCAGGTCGCCAACAGCAATAATCAAAGTAAAATTTGTCA ATCGATCCCAAGAAGGCACTACCTGACTAGGATGGCTCCAAAGCCGCTGCGCTCACGGAAGCTGCGTATTGTCAATGGCCAGCGTTGTCTGGAGGGTACCGGCCACTGGGGCAAGTACGTCAGGCTTGTGAACGACAGCTTGGCAGACCAACCTGACAAGCACAAGGAGTTTGTCACCTTCTTGCGCTTTTTCAGGATCTGTAG AATTCGTTATTCGGCCAGTGCCACGGAAAAGGCATTAGAAGGACACCACGAGCTGATCCGCCAGTTTAACCGGTTCTTGCCTAACAATTGTCAGATCAAGGTCAGGGAGGAGGGGGGCAGCACCCCAATGAGCAGCCG TGAAAATATCAGTGCCGTGGCCGGGCTCGTGAAGCTGAAGGAGGGCGGCAGCCCAAGGGTTTAG